AGACATCGCAATGGCATCCAATCATTGGTACGCCGCTGCTGGTGCCGGTTCCTAAAAAAGTGATACGGAGTGAAACAGACATTCTATTGATATTGAGTTCTTCCTATTCTTTATTGCGCTTTGGCTATTCGCTATCGGGCTCTTCGGCTGCTGCCGAGGCGTTTTTCAGTATTTGTTCGTACAGCTTTTGTGAGCCGTGGGTGAGCTTATCAAAGTCGATATTGAGTTGGGGGATCAATTCCTGGAGGGTATTGATCCTTCCTTCAACGTTGAGGAATTTGTTAAGCACGACCACTCTTTTTTGTTCGAGCAGGCACCAGCCGCTTTGAAAAGTACCACGTTCATACCGAACAACATACGCTGCTTCGCCCAGGATATCCTCGAGTTTGTCTAAAGTAGATTGTGTATATTTCATGAGTTACAAAGGTAGGAAAGAGATGGTAGAATGGGGGATGAAGGATGGCAGAAATATGCAACCGAGGTATTAAAGCAGGAAATCTTCAATAACCGCAGGAGCTATTACCGCGTTTTTAGCAGCAGGATAGTTCACTGCAAAAGTTTGCGGGAAACGCACTTTTTCTTTAGGATTCCATTTTATTTCAAAGGCAGTAATTTCATTCTGCCCTTCTTCGATCCAATCAATTTCCTGTTGCTGAGTGGTGCGCCAGAAGTAGTGTGCCGCATCACTTCCCTTATATCGCAGCAGCTTTACCCGTTCTGCAATAACAAAGTTTTCCCATAAGGCGCCCAAGTCTGTTCTTGTTTGTAATGGCATAAAATTATTAATGATGGCATTACGGATGCCACAATCGTAGAAATAGACTTTTTTACCTTTTTTATTTCATTCCGGACATTCCTGCTTAAAGCTGGTAACCTGAAGATCACAAATGCTTTTTCCAGTAAATCGATATAACGATCTATGGTTCTACAAGCGTAGACTTGCCGCACTGACGCGGGCCAGCTGAAGAGCGCTCTGTACGGTTCTTTCTATCATTATCCAATATTACTCTTACAAAAGCATAACAATACAGGATTCAAATCCCTAATAGTTATAATAATACGAGATTTAAATCCTTAAAAATTATAACAATACGGGATTTGAATTACAGAAAAGGCATAATCATTAATAATCAATCCACATTATTTACTCACCATTTTAATGACGGGGACGATCATTTCTTCGAGGCTTACGCCGCCGTGCTGGAAGGTGTTGCGGTAGTAGTTGGCATAGTGGTTATAGTTGTTGGGATAGCAGAGGAATTCGTCTTCGCGGGCGAAGATGTAGGAGGAGTTGACATTGGGGACGGGGAGGCCGGCGAGTTTGGGGTCTTTGAAGGCCAGGACGTCGCGGGCTTCGTAGGCCAGGTTGCGGCCGTGTTTGTAGCGAAGGTTTGTGGTGGTTTGTTTGTCGCCGACGACTTTTACCGGGTTTTTGACGCGGACGCTGCCGTGGTCGGTGGCGAGGACGAGCGTTATTTTTTTGCCGGCGATCTTTTTGAGGGCCTGGTTCAGGAGGCTGTGTTCGAACCAGCTTCGGGTGATGCTGCGGTAGCTGATTTCGTCGGCGGCGAGTTCTTTCAGCACCTCCATTTCGGTGCGGGCATGGCTTAGCATGTCGACGAAATTGTAAACGATGATATTGAGATCGTTCTGGAGGAGGTTATGGATGTTGTTTACCAGCTGCTGGCCATCGGCATGGTTGACGACCTTTGTGTAGCTGAATTTGATGTCGTCGCGCCTGAGACGTTTGAGCTGGGCTTTGAAGAATTCGGCTTCGGACATATTTTTACCGCCTTCATCTTCGTCGTTGCGCCAATCGGCGGGGAAGGATTTTTCGATCTGGGCGGGCAGCATGCCGGCAAAAAGGGCATTGCGGCTATAATGGGTGGCGGTTGGCAAAATGCTATAAAACGATTCTTCTTCGAGGATGCGGAAGTTTTCCATAAAGAGGGGCTGGATGGCTTTCCACTGATCGAACCGGAGGTTATCGATGAGGATAAAAAAGACCGGGGTACCTTTTTCAACATGGGGCAGCACTTTAAACTGCATAAGGTTATGGCTCATGACAGGCGCGTCGGTTGCGGCAGGGTTGAGCCAGTTGAGATAGTTGCGGGAAACGAATTTGAAGAATTCGTTGTTGGCCTCTTGTTTTTGGGACTGGAGGACTTCCTGCATTTCGCGGCTATCGGTCTTTTCCATTTCCAGCTCCCAGTAAACCAATTTCTTATAGATATCCATCCAACCGTTGTGGTCGGGTTCGCTGTTGAGGGCCATAAAGAGGTTGCGGAATTGCTGCTGGTAGGCTGTTGTGGTTTTTTCGGCTACCAGTCTTTTATTATCCATGATCTTTTTAAGGCTTAGCAGGACCTGGTTGGGATTTACCGGTTTGATAAGATAATCGCTGATCTGGTTGCCGATGGCTTCGTCCATCAGGTTTTCCGTTTCATTTTTTGTAATGAGGACTATGGGGATCTGCTGATTGACTTCTTTAATACGGGAGAGCGTTTCGAGGCCGGTAATACCGGGCATGGTTTCATCGAGCAGCACTACGTCGACCGGGTTATCTTTTACATAGTCGATGGCTTCGAAGCCGTTGGTGAGTGTTTGGACATCGTAACCTTTACTTTCCAGGAACATTTTCTGAGATTGCAAGCTTTCGATTTCGTCGTCGACCCAAAGTATAAGTCCCAATGCCATATTAAATTATTTATAAGTAGATCAAGCCGAATGCTAAACCGGAGAGATTGTTTTCCTGTTCAAAATACAACATTCGGCATAAATTCTTGGCCTATCTTGCAGGCGCGAATCAAGTGCTAAAAACATGCCATCTATCAAGCGGA
The Filimonas effusa genome window above contains:
- the porX gene encoding T9SS response regulator signal transducer PorX yields the protein MALGLILWVDDEIESLQSQKMFLESKGYDVQTLTNGFEAIDYVKDNPVDVVLLDETMPGITGLETLSRIKEVNQQIPIVLITKNETENLMDEAIGNQISDYLIKPVNPNQVLLSLKKIMDNKRLVAEKTTTAYQQQFRNLFMALNSEPDHNGWMDIYKKLVYWELEMEKTDSREMQEVLQSQKQEANNEFFKFVSRNYLNWLNPAATDAPVMSHNLMQFKVLPHVEKGTPVFFILIDNLRFDQWKAIQPLFMENFRILEEESFYSILPTATHYSRNALFAGMLPAQIEKSFPADWRNDEDEGGKNMSEAEFFKAQLKRLRRDDIKFSYTKVVNHADGQQLVNNIHNLLQNDLNIIVYNFVDMLSHARTEMEVLKELAADEISYRSITRSWFEHSLLNQALKKIAGKKITLVLATDHGSVRVKNPVKVVGDKQTTTNLRYKHGRNLAYEARDVLAFKDPKLAGLPVPNVNSSYIFAREDEFLCYPNNYNHYANYYRNTFQHGGVSLEEMIVPVIKMVSK